One window from the genome of Helicobacter pylori encodes:
- a CDS encoding DUF3972 domain-containing protein, with amino-acid sequence MDILDLNKAQAVQQNEQEVEDKERESKEPVVLEDLSALAWLELEEFSRLSGLPKERILELVNLGKIKSKISHNKLLIDASSGTNALIKKVENNLISMDMNGRSLEPVFVEKTINTILNLHDKVIGAKDETISAFKNENMFLKDALISMQEVYEEDKKTIDLLHDELNQAREEIEFMKRKYRLMWGKVADMSSVNKK; translated from the coding sequence TTGGATATTTTAGATTTGAATAAAGCGCAAGCGGTGCAACAAAATGAGCAAGAAGTAGAGGATAAAGAGCGAGAGTCTAAAGAGCCGGTGGTTTTAGAAGATTTGAGCGCTTTAGCATGGCTTGAATTAGAAGAGTTCAGCCGCCTTTCAGGGCTTCCTAAAGAAAGGATTTTGGAATTAGTGAATCTTGGTAAAATCAAGAGCAAAATAAGCCACAACAAGCTTTTAATTGACGCGAGCAGCGGGACAAACGCTTTAATCAAAAAGGTAGAAAATAATTTGATTTCTATGGATATGAACGGGCGTTCTTTAGAGCCTGTGTTTGTAGAAAAGACCATTAACACGATTTTAAACTTGCATGATAAAGTCATTGGCGCTAAAGACGAAACGATTTCAGCCTTTAAAAATGAAAACATGTTTTTAAAAGACGCTTTAATCTCTATGCAAGAAGTCTATGAAGAAGATAAAAAAACCATCGATCTTTTGCACGATGAACTCAACCAAGCGAGAGAAGAAATTGAATTTATGAAGAGAAAATACCGCTTGATGTGGGGGAAAGTCGCTGACATGAGTAGCGTGAATAAAAAGTAG
- a CDS encoding aminotransferase class V-fold PLP-dependent enzyme, which translates to MQAFLNRSFAPLLNPNENPLEQVKSSIILKKGVSYFDWGASGLASVLVEKRVKSLLPYYANAHSIASKHAILMGMLLKECQEKLKRSLNLSDNHCVLSAGYGASSAIKKFQEILGVCIPSKTKKNLEPYLKDMALKRVIVGPYEHHSNEISWREGLCEVVRIPLNEHGLLDLEILEQTLKKSPNSLVSMSAASNVTGLLTPLKEVSSLCKKYKATLALDLANFSAHANPKDCEYQTGFYAPHKLLGGIGGCGLLGISKDLIDTQIAPSFSAGGVIKYANRTRHEFIDELPLREEFGTPGLLQFYRSALAYQLRDECGLDFIHKKENNLLRVLVHGLKDLPAINIYGNLTASRVGVVAFNIGGISPYDLARILSYEYAIETRAGCSCAGPYGHDLLNLNAQKSSDFNAKPGWLRVSLHFTHSINDIDYLLDSLKKAVKKLR; encoded by the coding sequence GTGCAAGCGTTTTTAAATAGGAGTTTTGCTCCCTTACTCAACCCTAACGAGAATCCTTTAGAGCAAGTTAAATCCAGTATTATTTTAAAAAAAGGGGTGTCTTATTTTGACTGGGGGGCTTCAGGTTTAGCGAGCGTTTTAGTGGAAAAGCGCGTGAAATCCTTACTGCCTTATTACGCAAACGCTCATTCCATCGCTTCTAAACATGCGATTTTAATGGGCATGCTTTTAAAAGAATGCCAAGAAAAGTTAAAGCGTTCTTTAAATTTGAGCGATAATCATTGCGTCTTGAGTGCAGGGTATGGGGCGAGTTCAGCGATTAAGAAATTTCAAGAAATTTTAGGGGTGTGTATCCCTTCAAAAACGAAGAAAAATTTAGAGCCGTATTTGAAAGATATGGCTTTAAAGCGTGTGATTGTAGGGCCTTATGAGCATCATTCTAATGAGATTAGCTGGCGTGAAGGCTTGTGTGAAGTGGTGCGTATCCCTTTAAATGAACATGGTTTATTGGATTTAGAAATTTTAGAGCAAACTTTAAAAAAATCCCCTAACAGCTTGGTTTCTATGAGCGCGGCTTCTAATGTAACGGGACTGCTTACGCCCTTAAAAGAAGTTTCATCATTGTGCAAGAAATATAAGGCCACTTTGGCTTTGGATTTAGCGAATTTTAGCGCGCATGCTAACCCTAAAGATTGCGAATACCAAACCGGTTTTTATGCGCCTCATAAGCTTTTAGGAGGTATTGGGGGATGCGGTCTTTTAGGCATTTCTAAAGATTTGATTGACACGCAGATCGCCCCGAGTTTTAGTGCAGGGGGCGTGATTAAATACGCTAATCGCACACGGCATGAATTTATTGATGAATTGCCTTTAAGAGAAGAATTTGGCACGCCAGGATTGTTGCAATTTTACAGGAGCGCTCTAGCGTATCAATTAAGAGATGAATGCGGTTTGGATTTTATCCACAAGAAAGAAAACAACCTTTTAAGAGTGCTTGTGCATGGCTTAAAAGACTTGCCCGCTATTAATATTTATGGGAATTTAACAGCGAGTCGTGTGGGGGTAGTGGCTTTTAATATTGGAGGGATTTCGCCCTATGATTTAGCGAGAATCTTAAGCTATGAATACGCTATTGAAACCCGGGCAGGTTGCTCTTGCGCAGGGCCTTATGGGCATGATTTATTGAATCTTAACGCTCAAAAGTCAAGCGATTTTAACGCTAAACCCGGATGGCTTAGGGTGAGCTTGCACTTCACGCATTCCATAAACGATATTGATTATTTGCTAGACAGCTTGAAAAAAGCGGTTAAAAAATTGCGTTAA
- a CDS encoding histidine triad nucleotide-binding protein has product MNVFEKIIQGEIPCSKILENERFLSFYDINPKAKVHALVIPKQSIQDFNGITPELMAQMTSFIFEVVEKLGIKEKGYKLLTNVGKNAGQEVMHLHFHILSGDKH; this is encoded by the coding sequence ATGAATGTGTTTGAAAAAATAATCCAAGGCGAAATCCCTTGTTCTAAGATTTTAGAAAACGAGCGTTTTTTATCCTTTTATGACATTAACCCTAAAGCTAAAGTGCATGCGTTAGTGATCCCCAAACAAAGCATTCAGGATTTTAATGGCATCACCCCAGAGCTTATGGCGCAAATGACAAGTTTTATTTTTGAAGTGGTGGAAAAATTAGGCATCAAAGAGAAGGGTTACAAGCTTTTAACCAATGTGGGTAAAAACGCAGGGCAAGAGGTGATGCATTTGCATTTTCATATTTTAAGCGGAGACAAACATTAA